The Quercus lobata isolate SW786 chromosome 4, ValleyOak3.0 Primary Assembly, whole genome shotgun sequence genome segment CTAATATGAGACTATCTAAGAGCAGGATGCTATCTCTATGATGGTTGACCCATCAGATTTCAAATTCCACCTGTGGAAGAGCTCTCAGTTGCTTTGGCATAGGGTGACAAATCCTTCGAACTGATTTCTCTTGGTTTTtcttaatccaaaaaaataagaataaaagaaacaaaagggtTATGGGTTAATTTGGTGCAGCCAGCAAATTAGATTTGTTTGGCAAGGAAGTATGAAGGAAAGGAAGATAATGATATAAAGACCTAGACAAATCACATCTAGTTTATTTTAGCAATCAGATTTTGGAAAAGACCAATCACACTtagaggaattaaaaaaaaaatggtggaaatTCTTTGCAATGTTTTCTGAAAAATTCATTTCTTACCTATCTTTGATCAAACTAGGATATATGGTttataaactaaagaaaatttgaaaagaataaagaaataaaacctTCATGTTTAGCTATGCCAATTATTAACAGGATACCAATACATCATCTAGCACAATTAATGAATATGTTAAAAAAGCTTCATTTTCCTATCGAAGATGCTAGGTTCGTAAGTTGAAATTGCCATGGCAACAAGAAGGGGGAACTGCATCAATACACAGAGGGTGATAGGAATACTAGCCAAACAAATGACAGGTTTGAAAATCCATTATTGTTCATGTAGCATAAGAGAAAGAGCAGGAGAAAAGGCTATCATCATGGCTGTAATAGAGAAGAAAAGGTTGGAAAGGCCTATTATCATCTTTCTAGGCAAGGACTCATGAAAATCTTCTTCTGCATAACGAGATGTGAGGATTTCTAGAAACATCAAGACTGAAgttgaggaaagaaaagagtgagAGAGCATTGGATACTATAAAGGtcgtaaataattttttatttaagaaaattgGGAAGCCATTAATCTAGTCATTACCACCTAGAATGGTAAATACTGCAGCAAACACAATGGTAACAATGAGAGCACCCACCACAGTACAAGTTGTTGCAGTGTCCTTCATCCATTGCTCTTCGTCTTTCCTCATGTCCTTGTGGTTCTTCGTAAACAATTCTCGAGGAGTCAATCTCTCTTTGTTTAAAAATCCCCAAACCTTGGGGAGGAACAATGCTCTCCACCTCCTGCATTTGTTAAACAAAGTCTTAGAAACCAAAATATTAATATCGCAACATTAGAAAGACAGAAATTTACCTCATTCGTATATTATTAATATGGCATCCTttttccaatcaaaaaaaaaaaaaaaatggcatccTTTTATTTGATGTAAACAATACCAGCAAAACGACTTCGTTTCAAGTTAATGAAGAAATGTCTGGCAAACGATGTCACTctaataaaaccaaaatacaCATGACACCAAACGGTTGCATTCCACTAAAGAATAAGTAGGACATGCGAGTCACACGTGTGATAAAGCTTGGTCGTTTTGATAAGTACTAGACACGAGTTATAACAGAATTGTAACTCACTTTCTCACGTATGGTGCCAAAGCTAATCCAGTAGTAACACGTGGCTCAAGTGGTTACCACATAGTTTGTAATAGTACACGTGTAAATAATAATACCACATAGTTTGTTAGTTTGGAATGTTACATATATAGCAACAGTGTTCCTCTTGTAATCTTATCTTAATTGATTCTTTCTCTTAATAAGAAATTAGTTTATTTACAGTTGAgccttgagagagagaggaagagtgaGAAATTTTATAAAGTGCAAGATTTATACTTCAAGAATGTGGATAAAAAATTCagctaaaaaaaagaatgtgGATAAAAAggggttaattttttttttaattttttttattgccatAAATCAAAGTccaaaaatcacaacaaaagaatattattttttattatcaaccaaaaaatattatgccaaatgttaatttttgtattgtgtTGGCATATTTACTTGTAATCatgtttaaatattttgtattttgcattttgtggatctttttttatttgggttgaGGATTCAAGAGCTAAATTTGTACTGCAAATTTGTATTCATAGTGGATCATTTCTACCTTAAATGCCGCAAAAAGGTTTTCCTGCCAAGTTCTTGGTTTTTCTCTTCAATAATAGatttggtgttatcttgtagttttttttttctcggataaaacttaggtataatattttaaatgctGTTATTTAAGTTCCCCTCTTAAAATTTAGCTATGtggctatttaactaaaaaatacacttccatcccatgagaaaaaatccacatgacagaattttaaaaatgaaaccTAAGAAAtagcacctaagtactgtacctaaattttgctcttttttcCCCTTGTGGTCGGCTTCTTTTATGTACTTCATATGCTTTTAATTGTTTACCTTGATGTCCATGAACATTGAAATCACTTAAatttagcattaatttttaatttagcttTACAGTAATTAAGGCATAAATTTAAGATTTATGGTCTAAATCATTACCTAAGTTGGATTAGGTAATTCTCAATCTCAAAAGAGAAAGAGCTACAAAATCCTTACTTCAAAAACTAGTTAGACTAGTAAAACGTAGAGcataacatatttaaaaatatgatgCCAAAGTCAGAGGCTTATTcctcaaagaaataaaaaaatttcaaggcaTCTTTACTTAAAAAGTTTGAGAAATCTTGTTCAAAGTATGAAAAAATATGctaaatgaaaagcttcaatcaaTGTAAATCCTTTTCATGAGGGGTCAATATGTTCATTTATATGCATACTACAAGTCTCTAACTTCATGTCATtggtgtatgacttgattgaattgattattgaagTCTCGTACTAAATTATAGACTAATTCATACTTGATATTCACATACAACACACAAGTTTGACGTTCaatgaatatctatttcatttgtatgattgtaagtgtttgaatttgatGTGTGTGCCCTTAAGCTTATTATGATTaaatcaaaaagatttttggtctttatatttgtttttggaagtgattttcaTCACTCATGTTTTGAAggttttaaagttgtttttgtgtttgaaaaacTATTGTTTGGGTGTTTTCACGAATGATGTCGCAAGTGTCTCATGACTCACCCAAGTTGTGTGTTGCTGAaactttttcctaaaaacttcaagttttggacagtAGCCTCCGTGAGTCAGCCATGATTGTGTCACGAGTTGACCTTGACCCACAAGATTTTCAATGTAAAGTCTCCAGGTCTGCGGTTTTCGGGACTAATGTCGCAACTTTGTTGTGAGTCGCATGACTCacaaaatgcataaaaattaagtttttaaaGGACACGgtagttttagtttttgaaaattgtctttttctctctcactacTCCAACTTCCCAAGACCTTGTTCTTCATCAAAACTCAACCAAAATCATTGCACTTCACATCTTGGACTACTCCAATCTCTAACACTTTATCTCTTTTAAATCCTTAGATTTAGTTCTAGATTTCTTAAAATCCGAGTTACTCAAGTCGCCACAAACCCACATAGTTTGACAAAGTTTGATTAGGTCACATGCAAAATTATCCATTTAAATACCTGAACTGATCTAGGTGCCAAGGCACTAGGTATTCAGTCCAATCGGCTAAGTCGATTTGGGTTTAATAACTATGCTCACAACCCATTGTCTTCTCTTCACTTCTGAACCCTTTTATCCCAGCTACTTCATAGAAAGAAGTAGGCCTATTCTCAATTCAattctttagggttttttatttttagcattttttacttttcaaaattacatcattttaatatatttaacaatttagACAAAGAGCCTATATTGAAAACCAGTAAAAGTTAGAAGGAATGAATTGataacatataaataaaataaaaaagtgtaatttataatttaacctttattttttaagaaatgttattttcataacattttcttaatactttcaaaacaaattttaactgacaagttttttattgttattgatgggtaaataaagtaatttcagtaatgagttcaaattagaattattAACAACTTAATTAtgacttaagatttgttgtgaaagtatggtaaaaatattgtggatatagcacttatcttctttttaaaGCTTCAGTACAGAGTTTTGATTGAATCCGTATATTGGTGCAGGCATTTGATCACAGCCCCATAGTAATGCATTCATCAAGATATCTCCATATATTATTGCTAAGAAGATATCAAATAGAGCTtaatacaaaaaatcaaattatttcttttataaagCAAAAATACACAAATATTGCCGAAGGGTTTCCTTTTTTCAACTCCTGCGTGTTGCAGTCACCAGTACATGCAGCATGGAAGGTAACCTTGTACAGTTGTACCCCCTTCCCCTCTCTTTCCCCTCTATTTCTTATTTCTCTAACCAACCAAAAACtagaaacaagaaacaaaaatcacaacACAATGCTCCTCAAAACTATTTTGTCAACTGGAAAATGGGGAATACTATtcaactataaataaataaatatttatatattaaaaataaataataataaaaaacttacaaCACGCTATTTGTGATTTCTTTACTATTACTCATTGAGTACATAGTTAATTCATAAGCCTTGGAGACTTCAGGGAATAAACACTCCTCACAAATCCTTTACCAAATTGACCAACGGATTTTAATACATCAACTGGATCTTCTCCTTCCTCTCGACCCCGTTTCtagaataatatataaattcagGGCAGAAGATTCAAGTTAATAAGATCAGTACACTATACACATTGCATCTCATCAAGTTTCTTATCAGAACTTGGGAAAGATATTGAAATATACCTTGGAAGAAAATCTGTCCCACGTTATGCCAATAGCATCTCCTCCCAGAGAATCATACCACACCTTGAACATGTTGGAAAACTCTTTCTGCATGTGTCAAAAGAAAATGTAAGTAAATAATAAGGAGAGCAATGACTTCAAGATTAACATCAAACCAGTGAAAATGCTTGCCTCTAAATCTCCAACAAAGAACCTCAGCGGATCAAAGTTCACCAATAGCTTATTCTTCAGTTCCTCTAAGCTACCCTTAAAGTCTACAGGTGACATGAAGGGTTGGAAAACCTTGCTAGCATTCCCCCGAGCGACATGCTTCCCTGCCCAGGATGTGCATGTTATGGAACTTAATTTACTAAAAAGTTCAGCAATGCTAGTGAAAAAGGCTGCAGAAGTTTACCTTGGTTTAGTTCAGAAGGAAAGAGAAGCCGTTGGGGGTATGGTAATCTGTCCCTGTGGAGAAGAATGACAGCATCATAGTTGTTCAAAGGAGTTCGGAGAAGGCACtgcaagaaaaaaataatgctgtAACAACTCATGTACAtagaaatcaaaaaattaaaaaaccacaaCCCTCTAAAACCTGACAAATGTTTCAGACTCACCTCCCATTTATAGGaatcaatctggtcctgcaaGATGAGTTTGTTCAACAAGTTTGCACTGCTTCTAGCATAAGCCACCAACCTTTTAAGTTCCTTTTGAGTAAAACAGTTTCCATGTGTCAATAAAGAATAGGACACAATCCATACTAAATCTAACACTATTTGCACATAAAAACAAGAACTGGATGCAGGCAAATAGATGTTGAGAGTGTCTCCACTGAGCAAAATCTAGATGATACCAAAGAATTTCCTCTTGGCTAAGCCAATGTTTGCAGGAAAGTTACCAAGATACTCTCACAGTACAACTCACAAGAAATGTTTTAATGCAAAAGGAATATCCATTGGAAAGGTAACAATATTGTCAAATAAGCACAAGCAAATTGAATTTAAAGGAACTACCAACCGATGCCATAAATTAGCAAGCACGAACATATGAGAGGATGCTTCAGCTTTTAAACAATTAGGCAACCAAGTTGAATTTAAAGGAACTACCAACCGATACGTTTGGAGAGAATCTGGTCCAAGCCTCAGATGCCTTGTCATAAGCTGTAGCCAGGAACATTGCTGCacttatattttgtttgttttcttcgTAACCTTTTCTAGTCAACATAAAGTTATTCTGAAAAAATGATAATGGACATCCAGTGAAAAATAAGATCACAAATTTAAGTAAGAATGAAccaaaattattgtatactatTCAATAATAATTCACTCAATACAGAACTTACACTTATCTCTTTCTCGTCTTTTGGGCTCAAATCTTCGTTTATGTCAACAACCAAAGCAGAAAAGGTCCAGTCATATTCTGATAGCAATCGGAGGAACCTATTAATGAAGTTGGAATGCATATGACAGAACACCATCAGGCCCAAGGAGACTAACTAGTTTGCAGATCTGAGCAACCCATATATTAAATAAGCCCACATATGGAGCCATCAATTCAGAAGAATTAGTTTAAGTTACATGTTATAAAGTCCTGGAAGAAAGGTTTCTTGACAATCTATTTCTTCATAATGTTTTAAGTTAATATCTATGATTTAAGGTGCAAAATCAAGCATGTAATTTACACAGTAACAAATTAGTTAAAATTCCTTATATGCGGAACAGATAACCCAACCTTAAAAATCCAGTGATGCGAGAGCAAGGAGCATTAAAtggtaaaggttttaaaaagAGATGAGCAACCAATAGCTCGACTGCCTCTTCTCCCAAGCAAGATGAAAATAGATGTGAGGCAACCCATCGTTTTGCAATCCttcacaaataacaaaaggAAGTTATTCAGAGTTGGGGGTTGAACCAGAAAGATAATTTAGCATGCAAAAATAAAAGCTCACCTAACTACAGGTCCATATAGCGGATAACGACCCTGTAATCCATTAATCATGCTAGAATGCTGACTGCGAACAAAAAGTTCTTTGTCTATAGAGCTGACCCACTTAAATTGGTCACTTCCATCTGCAAATTAATTGGTTTAATCAAGTCAACATCATAAAAGTCTGACAAGCAGACCCATATATATGTAGTCATATGTTAGACTTAGAGTTCTTACCTTCCCTTTTCAACAAACTCAGGCCCCTCTCATGCCAAATTTTAAGACGAAATACATATCCAGACATGAAAACATCAACATCATCCTCAGTTGCAGTACATGTCATCCCCCAAGAATTCTGGAGACTGCCATAGTAGTATCATTAGATAAACctttaaaaaagaatatagCCATTGTTGTGAATAAAGAAGCCCAGCATGACCTACCTCTCTCCAATTTTAAGAAGGAAAGCAGTTTTAGTTTTCTCAATCGCTATATCATCCATTGGCCAGTTCCCAGAGCCTTCCAACTGGATCAGAGAAAATTATAACTTTcagaaattaaataacaagAATCAATAAAGAAAGCAAGACAGATAAACAAGATATCATGCCTGAATCATAACTTCCAGAGGCTGAATGCAGGATGGCATGAGCTTTTGTAGCCTTGGAACATCACCCTTGTCAATAGCCAGTGGATGAGGTTCGGGAGGGAAGACAGAAGTAAACCTGAAAGCTGCAATTTATATAAGTGCACAGGACAATAATTCTTGGTTGAGGAGGGTTAATTGGCTATAAAAGATAAGCCAAATCAAGAATTTTccttaataacaaaataaactctgtataagaacaatccaaacccaaattctCGATTGAGTTTTATGAGCTAAGCTACCATTATAACTTCTATAAGcaacaaaaaaatctattaaacaAAGATAACAAAACATGAACAAAGATTTCCAGCTATGAAAAGGTACCTGGATCTAAGGGCTGCACACTAGATACCTTCAACGGGATGTCTTGGATAAGACGCAGGCGCTTTGATAAAACTTCAAGTGCCTTAAGCAAGCTTCCAGAAAATGATATAGGATCTAATAAAATTATCACTTTCTTATTACAAAGCATTGAGCAATTCCAAGAGAaaagaacaataaaaagaaTTGGCAAAATTTAAAAGAACTCAGTGGCCAATTCATTACCACGAACACCATGAAGTAGAGAGAAATCAAGTTGATCCAAAATATGCACAATATTCTCCTTTGATAAAGAAAGATGCCGCAAAAGTACATATTCAGCAATTCTTTTCAAAATGAGATGTCTATTCCAGTGCTCACTTTCCCATACTAcgaaaaatggggaaaaaaaaaaccatcaggTTTATCATCTTGACACTTGATCTTAGCCAAACAGGTAAAAAGCATGCAAAACCTCCAGAATCAACTAAACTTGATTACCAGCAGCCAAAAGAAGCATGAAGGAATACCTCACCTGTGCTTTCTGCAATTGTACCATCTTTAAATCTCCTAAGCTCAGCCTTCTCCCCCCAAAACTTTCGGAATTTGAGAGCCTAGTGCAAATCATGAGCAATATCAACAAACATCAGAACTGCAATGAaatcctccccccccccccccccccaaaaaaaaaaaaaaaatctaaaagagaaaacCCAAATACCTCCTGCTTATTTTCAGCATTTGGGCCAATATCAACAACCCTGAAAGCATTCTCCATGGAGTTCACTGAAACTCCAACAAGCAATGGCTCTCTATCTAATATTGAAAAGCCCTGGAGTGCTAAGCTGATTAGAAGATGTCGATCCAAAACAAGAGCAAACTATGGAATGGGAAGTTGAAGTTAAAATTTGATTCCATACATTCTCTATACTGCATTCTGACAATGTGTTTCTCCAGATAACACGAATCAATTTTGCTCTATTATTCAACCCCTGATTCAAAAGACTGTGCACCTTCTGCTCATATAGTCTCCAACATTCATCATCCAAGCAAAATCCCGACGCATGAACCTCACTTTTCCCCTTTAAGTCCAATCTGAATAAGCAAAAGTGTAAAAGAAAAGGGCAATGGAGAAATAATGTAGCTTAAAAAATTCCAAGCaataaatcacaacaaaatcCAATGAATGCAATGACTATTAACAAGAATAAATTGTGCAAAACATAAAAGTTGTAGACATGTAGACCAAAGACTTTCTAGAACTACTAGTCCAAAATCACATGCATGGAAAATGTGCGCAGATTGAGAAGTCATAATCATActatactaattttttattggggGAGGAGGGAAGTAATCTACTAAAATATAAATGCCCCAATATTATCCATATTCACTACCAACCTgcctaaattttcaaaaacttaaggcattaataaaaaattttattgaagaagaaaacaagtggaagatcaaagaaacattttattgaCTTAACTAAATTTTGAGGAGAAATAAAccataatttgaaattttgaaaatctacaCCAGAGTTGACTCCATAACCctgtgagggaaaaaaaaaaagcccaactaAACCAACAAATGTGAACAATTTAAGCTGAGATTAAAAGGCAGCACCCTATTTGACCATGACCTTAACAAAACACTGACA includes the following:
- the LOC115986650 gene encoding LOW QUALITY PROTEIN: nucleolar protein 6-like (The sequence of the model RefSeq protein was modified relative to this genomic sequence to represent the inferred CDS: substituted 1 base at 1 genomic stop codon), translating into MESDSMDLKVRELLKEVTLDYSPTLSKHVNDTVSAIKDAIDKIPDDLKVTADEAPGFVRDIGADKVEFKFKKPTSIEIGGSYAIQCIVKPDINVDLFIRLPKECFHEKDYLNYRYHAKRCLYLSIIKKYLKFSSVKVEWSTLQNEARKPVLLVYPATELVGLPGFFVRIIPTTNSLFTIKKLNLKRSNIRALTHGGIPQATPKYNSSILEDMFLEDTSELIKKTFLGWKELGEASILLKVWARQRSSIYVHDCLNGFLISVILSYLASQNKIANSMRAMQIFRVTLNFIATAKIWNNGLYFRREGQKGISQEERVSYKEAFPIVICDPSAPFNMSFRISRIGFVXLQDEATLTLKCIEKCRDGGFEEIFMTKVDSAAKYDYCIRLDLKGKSEVHASGFCLDDECWRLYEQKVHSLLNQGLNNRAKLIRVIWRNTLSECSIENGFSILDREPLLVGVSVNSMENAFRVVDIGPNAENKQEALKFRKFWGEKAELRRFKDGTIAESTVWESEHWNRHLILKRIAEYVLLRHLSLSKENIVHILDQLDFSLLHGVRDPISFSGSLLKALEVLSKRLRLIQDIPLKVSSVQPLDPAFRFTSVFPPEPHPLAIDKGDVPRLQKLMPSCIQPLEVMIQLEGSGNWPMDDIAIEKTKTAFLLKIGESLQNSWGMTCTATEDDVDVFMSGYVFRLKIWHERGLSLLKREDGSDQFKWVSSIDKELFVRSQHSSMINGLQGRYPLYGPVVRIAKRWVASHLFSSCLGEEAVELLVAHLFLKPLPFNAPCSRITGFLRFLRLLSEYDWTFSALVVDINEDLSPKDEKEISNNFMLTRKGYEENKQNISAAMFLATAYDKASEAWTRFSPNVSELKRLVAYARSSANLLNKLILQDQIDSYKWECLLRTPLNNYDAVILLHRDRLPYPQRLLFPSELNQGKHVARGNASKVFQPFMSPVDFKGSLEELKNKLLVNFDPLRFFVGDLEKEFSNMFKVWYDSLGGDAIGITWDRFSSKKRGREEGEDPVDVLKSVGQFGKGFVRSVYSLKSPRLMN